The Amycolatopsis sp. 195334CR genome window below encodes:
- a CDS encoding EI24 domain-containing protein: protein MGKTLRDFGAGAGLLARGFGLIFSNGKLFLLGAVPALLTSLLLFGGILALALNADDLITWATPFADDWSQTWQTILRVAAGVSIVVAAVAISLLLFSGLTLIIGGPFYEAIAEHVEDHELGGVPDAHQVGWGRAAWIGLRDTVLLILLAILFGIPLFLAGFIPVLGQTVVPVLAALVGAWLLALELTAIPFTRRGLTLKTRRRTLGRKRAMTLGFATPAYLLCLIPLAGIVVLPAAMAGGTLLAHRAREFSTGSASPTAPSSPVR from the coding sequence GTGGGCAAAACGCTACGTGACTTCGGTGCCGGGGCCGGTCTGCTGGCCAGGGGCTTCGGCCTGATCTTCAGCAACGGCAAACTGTTCCTGCTCGGTGCCGTCCCGGCGCTGCTGACCAGCCTGCTGCTCTTCGGCGGCATCCTGGCGCTCGCGCTGAACGCGGACGACCTGATCACCTGGGCCACCCCGTTCGCCGACGACTGGTCCCAGACCTGGCAGACGATCCTCCGGGTGGCCGCCGGGGTGTCGATCGTGGTCGCCGCGGTGGCCATCTCGCTGCTGCTCTTCTCCGGCCTCACGCTGATCATCGGCGGCCCGTTCTACGAGGCGATCGCCGAGCACGTCGAAGACCACGAACTCGGCGGCGTGCCCGACGCGCACCAGGTCGGCTGGGGCCGCGCCGCCTGGATCGGCCTGCGCGACACCGTGCTGCTGATCCTGCTGGCCATCCTGTTCGGCATCCCGCTGTTCCTGGCCGGCTTCATCCCGGTGCTCGGCCAGACCGTGGTGCCGGTCCTCGCCGCGCTGGTCGGCGCCTGGCTGCTGGCGCTGGAGCTGACCGCGATCCCGTTCACCCGGCGCGGGCTCACCCTCAAGACCCGCCGCCGCACGCTCGGGCGCAAGCGTGCGATGACGCTCGGCTTCGCGACCCCGGCCTACCTGCTCTGCCTGATCCCGCTCGCCGGCATCGTGGTGCTGCCCGCGGCGATGGCGGGCGGCACCCTGCTCGCCCACCGCGCGCGGGAGTTCAGCACCGGTTCAGCATCTCCGACAGCGCCGTCTTCTCCCGTTCGGTGA
- a CDS encoding glutamate--cysteine ligase has protein sequence MALGDEELTFGVEEEFFLVDADGQLVPSGPEVVRGTAEHGGELQQELISSQVETATVVCRTAEELLGNLTKLRDDLAGSAHERGLRLLPSGTPLLPEASHQITRKPRYRRMADQFGAIARSSATCGCHVHIGVADRETAVRVSNHTRAWLPVLLALTANSPFDGGAVTGYRSWRHVLWSRWPSAGPPPMFVSLEHYENSVAAMLRSGAMMDRAMLYWDVRLSENQPTLEFRICDVAASAAEATLAAVLIRGLVTLALRDIEADRTPVSTPDEVLRANLWRTARDGLSGSCLHPESGELVPIWTVVDELAANLRSTLTATGDLEFASEQLARLRSTGGGADRQLAAYRRRSRLTDVLDEQCV, from the coding sequence ATGGCCCTGGGCGACGAGGAACTGACCTTCGGCGTCGAGGAGGAGTTCTTCCTGGTCGACGCGGACGGGCAGCTGGTCCCGAGCGGGCCCGAGGTGGTGCGCGGGACCGCTGAGCACGGCGGCGAGTTGCAGCAGGAGCTGATCAGTTCGCAGGTGGAGACCGCCACCGTGGTGTGCCGGACGGCGGAGGAGCTGCTCGGCAACCTGACCAAGCTGCGGGACGACCTGGCGGGCAGTGCGCACGAGCGCGGGCTGCGGTTGCTGCCGAGCGGCACCCCGTTGCTGCCGGAGGCCTCGCACCAGATCACCCGGAAGCCGCGTTACCGGCGGATGGCCGACCAGTTCGGCGCGATCGCCCGATCGAGTGCCACCTGCGGGTGTCACGTGCACATCGGCGTAGCCGATCGCGAGACGGCGGTCCGGGTCAGCAACCACACCAGGGCGTGGCTGCCGGTGCTGCTGGCGCTCACCGCGAATTCGCCGTTCGATGGCGGGGCGGTGACCGGGTACCGCAGCTGGCGGCACGTGCTGTGGTCGCGCTGGCCGTCGGCGGGGCCGCCGCCGATGTTCGTGTCGCTGGAGCACTACGAGAACAGCGTGGCGGCGATGCTGCGCAGCGGCGCGATGATGGACCGGGCGATGCTGTACTGGGACGTCCGGTTGTCCGAAAACCAGCCGACGCTGGAGTTCCGGATCTGCGACGTGGCGGCGTCAGCGGCGGAGGCCACCCTGGCGGCGGTGCTGATCCGGGGGTTGGTGACCCTCGCGCTGCGCGACATCGAGGCCGACCGGACACCGGTGAGCACGCCGGACGAGGTGCTGCGGGCGAACCTGTGGCGCACCGCGCGCGACGGGCTCAGCGGTTCGTGCCTGCACCCGGAGAGCGGTGAACTGGTGCCGATCTGGACGGTCGTGGACGAGCTGGCGGCGAACCTGCGCTCGACGCTGACCGCTACGGGGGATCTGGAGTTCGCGTCGGAGCAGCTGGCGCGCCTGCGGTCCACCGGCGGCGGAGCGGACCGGCAGCTGGCCGCGTACCGCAGGCGGAGCCGCCTGACCGACGTCCTGGACGAGCAGTGCGTGTGA
- a CDS encoding HNH endonuclease family protein — protein MRSRWVLLVLLVFVSACAAPVRTEPAQPAGDAGPPRQLLDQLVIGERGSMAGYDREQYPHWSAHENNCNTRELVLKRDGKDVKAGSDCAPSSGSWTSPYDGETWTKASDVDIDHMVPLGHSWVSGARSWTKEQREAFANDLERPQLLTVTDNVNQQKSDKAPDEWKPPLVSYWCTYAGDWIEVKHHYGLTITEREKTALSEMLNRC, from the coding sequence ATGAGGTCGCGGTGGGTGTTGCTGGTGTTGTTGGTCTTCGTCTCGGCGTGCGCCGCCCCGGTGCGGACCGAGCCCGCGCAGCCGGCGGGGGACGCCGGGCCGCCGCGGCAGTTGCTCGACCAGCTGGTGATCGGTGAGCGCGGCAGCATGGCCGGGTACGACCGCGAGCAGTACCCGCACTGGTCCGCGCACGAGAACAACTGCAACACCCGCGAGCTGGTGCTCAAGCGCGACGGCAAGGACGTCAAGGCCGGGTCGGACTGCGCGCCCAGTTCCGGCTCGTGGACCAGCCCGTACGACGGGGAGACCTGGACCAAGGCGTCCGATGTGGACATCGATCACATGGTGCCGCTCGGGCACAGCTGGGTCAGCGGCGCGCGGTCGTGGACCAAGGAGCAGCGCGAGGCGTTCGCCAACGACCTGGAGCGCCCGCAGCTGCTGACCGTCACCGACAACGTCAACCAGCAGAAGAGCGACAAGGCGCCGGACGAGTGGAAGCCGCCGCTGGTCTCCTACTGGTGCACCTACGCCGGGGACTGGATCGAGGTCAAGCACCACTACGGGCTGACGATCACCGAACGGGAGAAGACGGCGCTGTCGGAGATGCTGAACCGGTGCTGA
- a CDS encoding LysR family transcriptional regulator, which produces MDTRLLRSFLAVVRTGNITTAAGELTFAQSTVTAHVQALERLTGARLLDRHAAGVTPTHAGGRLAEHARQLLDLEDRMLAELTEQRPAGPVRLYAPESVCAYRLPPVLREITRQLPEVRLTLVPAATRPAVQALGERQADLALALEPGIRYSTVDTVDLGRQRLSLVAPPDTPLPRTRPITAAELTEAGVLLLERGCGYNDELAEMVADAPPRYGGVEVVKRCVEAGLGLALLPTVTVAPELEAGRLVELRPPSIQRYHLWLLRRRDQWASPAVEAVAELLTTLCT; this is translated from the coding sequence ATGGACACCCGACTCCTGCGCAGCTTTCTCGCCGTGGTGCGCACCGGCAACATCACCACCGCCGCCGGCGAGCTGACCTTCGCCCAGTCCACCGTCACCGCGCACGTCCAGGCGCTGGAGCGGCTGACCGGCGCCCGCCTGCTGGACCGTCACGCCGCCGGGGTCACGCCCACGCACGCCGGCGGCCGCCTCGCCGAACACGCCCGGCAACTGCTCGACCTCGAAGACCGCATGCTCGCCGAACTCACCGAGCAGCGCCCGGCCGGACCCGTGCGGCTCTACGCACCCGAGTCCGTCTGTGCCTACCGGCTGCCGCCCGTGCTGCGCGAGATCACCCGCCAACTCCCCGAAGTCCGCCTCACCCTGGTTCCCGCGGCCACCCGCCCGGCCGTCCAGGCGCTGGGGGAGCGGCAGGCCGATCTCGCGCTCGCCCTCGAACCCGGCATCCGATACTCCACAGTGGACACCGTCGACCTCGGGCGGCAGCGGCTTTCGCTCGTCGCGCCGCCGGACACGCCGCTGCCGCGCACCCGGCCGATCACCGCCGCCGAACTCACCGAAGCCGGCGTGCTCCTGCTCGAACGCGGCTGCGGGTACAACGACGAACTCGCCGAGATGGTCGCCGACGCCCCACCGCGCTACGGCGGTGTCGAGGTGGTCAAGCGCTGCGTGGAGGCGGGCCTCGGCCTCGCCCTCCTGCCCACCGTCACGGTGGCCCCCGAACTCGAAGCCGGACGCCTCGTCGAGCTCCGGCCGCCGTCGATCCAGCGCTACCACCTGTGGCTGCTGCGCCGCCGCGACCAGTGGGCGTCACCGGCCGTCGAGGCGGTGGCTGAGCTGCTCACCACACTATGCACCTAG
- a CDS encoding PadR family transcriptional regulator, with the protein MALEHAILVSLTERDGSGYELARRFDRSIGFFWGATHQQIYRVLKRMTEAGWLSNELVPQDGRPDKKVYRVSERGHAELRRWLAEPGEPAILRDELAVKVRGASLGDGAAVLAEVRRHRDRHAERLDVYREIEKRDFPDPAGLTGQDLHQYLVLRGGVRAEQSFVEWCDEVAEALERDGR; encoded by the coding sequence ATGGCCCTGGAACACGCGATCCTGGTTTCGCTGACCGAACGGGACGGCTCCGGCTACGAGCTGGCCCGCCGGTTCGACCGGTCGATCGGCTTCTTCTGGGGCGCCACCCACCAGCAGATCTACCGGGTGCTCAAGCGCATGACCGAGGCGGGCTGGCTGTCGAACGAGCTGGTCCCGCAGGACGGCAGGCCGGACAAGAAGGTCTACCGGGTCAGCGAGCGGGGCCACGCCGAGCTGCGGCGGTGGCTGGCCGAACCGGGGGAGCCCGCCATCCTGCGCGACGAACTGGCGGTCAAGGTCCGCGGTGCCAGCCTCGGTGACGGTGCCGCCGTGCTGGCCGAGGTGCGCCGCCACCGCGACCGGCACGCCGAACGCCTCGACGTCTACCGCGAGATCGAGAAGCGCGACTTCCCGGACCCGGCCGGGCTCACCGGCCAGGACCTCCACCAGTACCTCGTGCTGCGTGGCGGCGTGCGCGCCGAGCAGTCGTTCGTCGAATGGTGCGACGAGGTCGCCGAGGCGTTGGAAAGGGATGGCCGATGA
- a CDS encoding NADPH-dependent 2,4-dienoyl-CoA reductase, whose protein sequence is MSEYPNLLSPLDLGFTTLRNRVVMGSMHTGLEDRARDTGKLAEYFAERARGGVGLMITGGYAPNREGWLLPFASKLTTHAEARGHRRITGAVHEAGGKIALQILHAGRYAYHPLSVSASAIKAPINPFRPRALSDRGIRRQIDDFARCAALAREAGYDGVEIMGSEGYFINQFLAPRTNKRTDRWGGPAENRRRIAVEIVRRVRAAVGPDFIIVYRLSMAEFVEGGQTWDEIVALGKEVEAAGATIINTGIGWHEARVPTIVTSVPRAAFTGITAKFKPHVDIPVVTSNRINMPQVAEEVLARGDADLVSMARPLLADPEWVRKAEAGLSDEINTCIACNQACLDHAFVHKKVSCMVNPRAGRETELVLLPTRRGKHVAVVGAGPAGLSAAVTLGQRGHRVELFEADDEIGGQFGIARLIPGKEEFAETIRYYRRQLDLSGVKLHLGTRATAAELTRFDEVVLATGVTPRVPAIPGIDHPKVLSYVDVVRHGKPVGDRVAVIGAGGIGVDVSEFLTHASSPALNLDEWRAEWGVDGGGLTEARPEPSPRQVYLLQRKAERIGKGLGKTSGWVHRAALKAKGVEQLTGVNYERIDDAGLHLTFGPKRERPRVLDVDTVVVCAGQEPVRELADQLDGLPVHLIGGAEVAAELDAKRAIEQGTRLAARI, encoded by the coding sequence ATGAGCGAGTACCCGAACCTGCTCTCCCCGCTCGATCTCGGGTTCACCACGCTGCGCAACCGCGTGGTGATGGGCTCGATGCACACCGGGCTCGAGGACCGGGCGCGCGACACCGGCAAGCTCGCCGAGTACTTCGCCGAACGCGCCCGCGGTGGCGTCGGCCTGATGATCACCGGCGGTTACGCGCCGAACCGCGAGGGCTGGCTGCTGCCGTTCGCGTCCAAGCTGACCACGCACGCCGAGGCGCGCGGACACCGCCGGATCACCGGCGCGGTGCACGAGGCGGGCGGCAAGATCGCGCTGCAGATCCTGCACGCCGGCCGGTACGCCTACCACCCGCTGAGCGTGTCGGCCTCGGCGATCAAGGCGCCGATCAACCCGTTCCGGCCGCGCGCGCTCTCCGATCGCGGGATCCGGCGCCAGATCGACGACTTCGCCCGCTGCGCCGCGCTGGCGCGGGAAGCCGGGTACGACGGCGTCGAGATCATGGGCTCCGAGGGTTACTTCATCAACCAGTTCCTCGCGCCGCGCACCAACAAGCGCACCGATCGCTGGGGCGGCCCGGCGGAGAACCGGCGCCGGATCGCGGTGGAGATCGTGCGCCGCGTGCGTGCCGCGGTCGGGCCCGACTTCATCATCGTCTACCGCCTGTCCATGGCCGAGTTCGTCGAGGGCGGGCAGACCTGGGACGAGATCGTCGCGCTGGGCAAGGAGGTCGAGGCGGCCGGGGCGACCATCATCAACACCGGGATCGGCTGGCACGAGGCACGCGTGCCGACCATCGTCACCTCCGTGCCGCGCGCGGCGTTCACCGGCATCACCGCGAAGTTCAAGCCGCACGTGGACATCCCGGTGGTCACCTCGAACCGGATCAACATGCCGCAGGTGGCCGAGGAAGTGCTCGCGCGCGGGGACGCGGACCTGGTGTCGATGGCCCGGCCGCTGCTCGCCGATCCGGAGTGGGTGCGCAAGGCCGAGGCCGGGCTGAGCGACGAGATCAACACCTGCATCGCCTGCAACCAGGCCTGCCTCGACCACGCCTTCGTGCACAAGAAGGTCTCGTGCATGGTCAACCCGCGGGCCGGGCGCGAGACCGAGCTGGTGCTGCTGCCCACGCGGCGCGGCAAGCACGTGGCGGTGGTCGGCGCCGGTCCCGCCGGGTTGTCCGCCGCGGTCACCCTGGGGCAGCGCGGGCACCGGGTCGAGCTGTTCGAGGCGGACGACGAGATCGGCGGCCAGTTCGGCATCGCCAGGCTGATCCCCGGCAAGGAGGAGTTCGCCGAGACGATCCGGTACTACCGGCGCCAGCTGGACCTGTCCGGGGTGAAGCTGCACCTGGGCACCCGCGCCACCGCGGCCGAGCTGACCCGGTTCGACGAGGTCGTGCTGGCCACCGGCGTGACCCCGAGGGTGCCCGCCATCCCCGGCATCGACCACCCCAAGGTTCTGTCCTATGTGGACGTCGTGCGACATGGGAAACCGGTGGGGGACAGGGTCGCGGTGATCGGGGCCGGTGGCATCGGGGTGGACGTCAGCGAGTTCCTCACGCACGCGTCCTCGCCCGCGCTGAACCTCGACGAGTGGCGCGCGGAGTGGGGCGTGGACGGTGGCGGGCTCACCGAAGCGCGTCCGGAGCCGTCACCGCGCCAGGTGTACCTGTTGCAGCGCAAGGCCGAACGCATCGGCAAGGGGCTGGGCAAGACCAGCGGCTGGGTGCACCGGGCGGCGTTGAAGGCCAAGGGCGTCGAGCAGCTCACCGGGGTCAACTACGAGCGGATCGACGACGCGGGCCTGCACCTGACCTTCGGGCCCAAGCGCGAACGGCCGCGGGTGCTCGACGTGGACACCGTGGTGGTCTGCGCCGGGCAGGAACCGGTGCGGGAACTGGCCGATCAGCTGGATGGCCTACCGGTGCACCTGATCGGCGGCGCCGAAGTGGCCGCCGAGCTGGACGCCAAACGGGCGATCGAGCAGGGCACCCGGCTCGCTGCGCGGATCTGA
- a CDS encoding pyridoxamine 5'-phosphate oxidase family protein, producing MDSTENAWLSTLRPDGSPHLTPVWFVVLDETWWVCASERSVKARNIAADPRVSIALEHGDHPVVAEGSAKIHIRPFPGAVVDAFQAKYGWDITTPFEGGGARVLFEIPVSRWLLKGQAQ from the coding sequence ATGGACAGCACCGAGAACGCCTGGCTGAGCACGCTCCGCCCGGACGGTTCGCCGCACCTGACGCCGGTGTGGTTCGTGGTACTGGACGAGACCTGGTGGGTGTGCGCGAGCGAGCGTTCGGTGAAGGCGCGCAACATAGCGGCCGACCCGCGGGTGTCGATCGCGCTGGAGCACGGTGACCACCCGGTGGTCGCCGAGGGTTCGGCGAAGATCCACATCCGCCCCTTCCCCGGCGCCGTGGTCGACGCCTTCCAGGCCAAGTACGGCTGGGACATCACCACCCCGTTCGAGGGCGGTGGTGCTCGGGTGCTGTTCGAAATCCCGGTCTCGCGCTGGCTACTGAAGGGACAGGCGCAATGA
- a CDS encoding AraC family transcriptional regulator produces the protein MTHPSSGDGAPVSAVYALEFNSAKGPVEGDVEQVAALLIGRARVEGVLWGLKPSSARMRVRAGLGTAIGSGNYDLDRCIWHVNPDDEDSEWLLLSLCGTAERTVLVDRRRLIVPAGQLMVSTSSIAHSIVHNGPNEWWAIRVDAAAVHLPHRAVEELLFRPLPIGEVLTRLVVNTLPEHPADEPGDEIDAAGFDHYLTGLAELLLRSVGPRLGAARSGTTRRLEVEQFILRHLADPGLSVSSVASAHAVSRRRLYQLFEDTGEGGGIAEFIRQSRMERARELLADPAHREDSIAQIAARCGFVNAAHFTRLFRDATGLPPGEYRRRRLAGD, from the coding sequence ATGACGCACCCCTCTTCCGGCGACGGCGCCCCGGTCAGCGCGGTCTACGCGCTCGAGTTCAACTCCGCCAAGGGACCGGTGGAGGGGGACGTCGAGCAGGTGGCCGCCCTGCTGATCGGCCGCGCCAGGGTGGAAGGGGTGTTGTGGGGGCTCAAGCCCAGTTCGGCTCGGATGAGGGTGCGAGCCGGCCTGGGCACGGCGATCGGCTCGGGCAACTACGACCTCGACCGCTGCATCTGGCACGTCAACCCGGACGACGAGGACAGCGAATGGCTGCTGCTCTCGCTGTGCGGTACCGCCGAGCGGACCGTGCTGGTCGACCGGCGGCGGCTGATCGTGCCCGCCGGGCAACTGATGGTGAGCACCTCCTCGATCGCCCACTCCATAGTCCACAATGGACCCAATGAGTGGTGGGCGATCCGGGTGGACGCCGCCGCGGTGCACCTGCCGCACCGCGCGGTCGAGGAGCTGCTGTTCCGGCCGTTGCCGATCGGGGAGGTCCTCACCCGGCTGGTGGTCAACACGCTGCCGGAGCACCCGGCCGACGAACCCGGCGACGAGATCGACGCGGCCGGGTTCGACCACTACCTGACCGGGCTGGCCGAGCTGCTGCTGCGCTCGGTCGGCCCGCGGCTCGGCGCCGCCAGGAGCGGCACCACCCGGCGGCTCGAGGTGGAGCAGTTCATCCTGCGCCACCTCGCCGACCCCGGGCTGTCGGTGAGCTCGGTGGCCAGCGCGCACGCGGTCTCGCGGCGGCGGCTCTACCAGCTGTTCGAGGACACCGGCGAGGGCGGTGGCATCGCCGAGTTCATCCGGCAGTCGCGGATGGAGCGGGCGCGGGAGCTGCTGGCCGACCCGGCGCACCGCGAGGACTCGATCGCCCAGATCGCCGCCCGCTGCGGTTTTGTCAACGCCGCGCACTTCACCAGGCTGTTCCGCGACGCCACCGGCCTCCCACCCGGCGAATACCGCCGCCGACGCCTCGCGGGTGACTAA
- a CDS encoding arylamine N-acetyltransferase, with the protein MSEWQLEDLDLDAYLARIGHARVEPSAAALRSLHEAHVRSIPFENLDVLLGPHPGLRLKVIADKLVHRRRGGYCYEHGLLFAAALELLGFDVRRRMARVQPDKNGPRTHMVVLVRVAGIDHLADVGFGTGLVTPMPLVDGHEQDQNGWPHRITREGPLWILWRREPEGWTRLHATDDLPQHQIDYDVSNHYIATNPKSPFSGQLVAMTRGDHLSTRLVGDTLTTEHAGGDQTKRTITPGDLHKTLQSLGIDLPEDQVTTLTP; encoded by the coding sequence ATGAGTGAATGGCAGCTGGAGGATCTGGACCTCGACGCCTACCTGGCGCGCATCGGGCACGCGCGCGTCGAGCCGTCGGCGGCGGCGTTGCGGTCGCTGCACGAGGCGCACGTGCGGTCCATCCCGTTCGAGAACCTCGACGTGCTCCTCGGTCCACATCCCGGGCTGCGGTTGAAAGTGATCGCCGACAAGCTGGTCCACCGACGACGCGGGGGGTACTGCTACGAGCACGGCCTGCTGTTCGCCGCGGCGCTGGAGCTGCTCGGCTTCGACGTGCGGCGCCGGATGGCGCGGGTGCAGCCCGACAAGAACGGGCCCCGGACCCACATGGTCGTGCTGGTGCGGGTGGCGGGCATCGACCACCTCGCCGACGTCGGCTTCGGTACCGGCTTGGTCACCCCGATGCCCCTGGTCGACGGGCACGAGCAGGACCAGAACGGCTGGCCGCACCGGATCACCCGCGAAGGTCCACTGTGGATCCTGTGGCGCCGGGAGCCCGAGGGCTGGACGCGCCTGCACGCCACCGACGACCTGCCCCAGCACCAGATCGACTACGACGTGTCGAACCACTACATCGCGACAAACCCGAAGTCGCCGTTCAGCGGGCAGCTGGTCGCGATGACGCGAGGTGACCACCTGAGCACCCGCCTGGTCGGCGACACCCTCACCACGGAACACGCCGGCGGCGACCAGACAAAACGGACGATCACCCCAGGTGACCTGCACAAAACCCTGCAGTCACTGGGCATCGACCTCCCGGAGGACCAGGTCACCACCCTGACCCCCTGA
- a CDS encoding PhzF family phenazine biosynthesis protein → MTNIERYTAFDVDGEGGNPAGVVLDAEGLDEARMLEIAAELGYSETAFLFPGNRIRYFSPLAEVAFCGHATIATAVAHAERFGVGTLALRTAAGEVAVETRHEDGKLLATLTSVTPSVREVTPSVLGEALAALRWDASDLDPALPPRVGFAGNHHLVLAVSSRERLAALDYDFEALGALMAREDWTTVQLVWSGPDGYHARDPFPPGGVYEDPATGAAAAAFGAYLREQGTTGRIRIHQGEDMGRPSLLLVDIPADGGISVSGTATRL, encoded by the coding sequence ATGACGAACATCGAGCGGTACACGGCCTTCGACGTAGACGGTGAAGGGGGCAACCCGGCGGGCGTGGTGCTGGACGCCGAGGGCCTGGACGAGGCGCGGATGCTGGAGATCGCCGCGGAACTCGGGTACTCCGAGACGGCGTTCCTGTTCCCGGGGAACCGGATCCGGTACTTCAGCCCGCTGGCCGAGGTCGCGTTCTGCGGGCACGCCACGATCGCGACGGCGGTCGCGCACGCGGAGCGGTTCGGCGTCGGGACGCTGGCCCTGCGGACCGCGGCGGGTGAGGTCGCGGTGGAGACGCGGCACGAGGACGGCAAGCTGCTCGCGACGTTGACCAGCGTCACGCCGTCCGTGCGGGAGGTGACTCCTTCCGTGTTGGGCGAGGCACTGGCGGCGCTGCGCTGGGACGCGTCCGATTTGGACCCGGCGCTGCCGCCGCGAGTGGGCTTCGCCGGTAACCACCACCTGGTGCTGGCGGTGTCGTCCCGGGAACGCCTGGCCGCGCTGGACTACGACTTCGAGGCGCTCGGCGCGTTGATGGCGCGGGAGGACTGGACCACCGTGCAACTGGTTTGGTCCGGCCCGGACGGTTACCACGCCAGGGACCCGTTCCCGCCGGGCGGCGTCTACGAGGACCCGGCGACCGGCGCCGCCGCGGCGGCGTTCGGTGCCTACCTGCGCGAGCAGGGCACCACCGGCCGGATCCGCATCCACCAGGGCGAGGACATGGGCAGGCCGAGCCTGTTGCTGGTGGACATCCCGGCGGACGGCGGCATCTCGGTCAGCGGGACGGCCACTCGCCTCTAG
- a CDS encoding response regulator transcription factor: MRPFPVFDERQAPRMEVPAAVVVSPVPLIREGMARALEQIFGRVVVHSATDLEAATRLAQRVGDGLFWVHEKAYPHLGFVQVFARRRSTRGIVVMLDPGGDRPVPVRVSEAVRAGATVVLDSASPAEVLATGLRRAVHGQNYLSPRLRPGFTAATSAPTSRPHVSPLTVRESQLLRLMAEGLDNRTIGETLNISVETVRTHVKSILKKLSARNRCDAVGRAFRLGIVEPEALPPVRFSA, encoded by the coding sequence ATGCGTCCTTTTCCGGTCTTCGACGAGCGCCAGGCGCCGCGAATGGAGGTGCCCGCGGCCGTTGTGGTCAGCCCGGTCCCGCTGATCCGCGAGGGAATGGCCAGGGCGCTGGAACAAATCTTCGGCCGGGTGGTGGTGCATTCCGCCACCGATCTGGAAGCCGCCACCCGTTTGGCCCAGCGCGTTGGTGACGGATTGTTCTGGGTGCACGAGAAGGCCTATCCGCACCTGGGCTTCGTGCAGGTGTTCGCCCGGCGCCGGTCCACCCGCGGCATCGTGGTCATGCTCGATCCCGGCGGCGACCGCCCCGTCCCGGTGCGGGTCAGCGAGGCCGTCCGGGCCGGCGCCACCGTGGTGCTGGACAGCGCCAGCCCGGCCGAAGTGCTGGCCACCGGCCTGCGCCGGGCCGTGCACGGGCAGAACTACCTCTCGCCGCGGCTGCGCCCGGGGTTCACCGCCGCCACCTCGGCGCCGACCTCCCGGCCGCACGTCAGCCCGCTCACCGTGCGCGAGTCGCAACTGCTGCGGCTGATGGCCGAGGGATTGGACAACCGGACCATCGGCGAGACGCTGAACATTTCCGTGGAAACCGTGCGCACGCACGTGAAGTCCATACTGAAGAAGCTGTCCGCGCGAAACCGGTGCGACGCCGTCGGCCGCGCATTCCGGCTCGGGATCGTGGAGCCGGAAGCACTGCCGCCGGTGCGGTTCTCCGCCTGA